Proteins co-encoded in one Streptomyces sp. NBC_01283 genomic window:
- a CDS encoding alpha/beta hydrolase: MAQQATPDSARAARLGRVIGARPSAVSGAVLLLPGGHETSARKPSPFAAASLRALGRRLAQDGRDEGLAAHVVHYRCRGWNGAQAELARDAEWAADEIIRLYGDVSICLVGRDMGGRAALRASGHDAVNSVLALAPWLPEDDVAATPEPVKQLAGRRVLIVHGTTDERTDPELSFRLAERAKKANREVCRFEVHSDGHRLQQHQSEVQALASDFVMGSLFGHAYARPLEDALAAPPPLGLRMPLAAGFGDSLRH, encoded by the coding sequence GCGCCCGTCCCTCGGCGGTCAGCGGCGCGGTGCTGCTGCTCCCCGGCGGCCACGAGACCTCCGCCCGCAAGCCGTCGCCGTTCGCCGCCGCCTCGCTGCGCGCGCTCGGCCGCAGGCTCGCCCAGGACGGCCGGGATGAGGGGCTCGCCGCGCATGTCGTGCACTACCGCTGCCGCGGGTGGAACGGCGCGCAGGCGGAGCTCGCGCGGGACGCGGAGTGGGCGGCGGACGAGATCATCCGGCTGTACGGCGACGTCTCGATCTGCCTCGTCGGCAGGGACATGGGCGGTCGGGCCGCCTTGCGGGCCAGTGGCCACGACGCGGTCAACTCCGTGCTGGCACTGGCCCCTTGGCTGCCCGAGGACGACGTGGCCGCCACGCCCGAGCCGGTGAAGCAGCTCGCCGGGCGCCGGGTCCTGATCGTGCACGGCACGACCGACGAGCGGACCGACCCCGAGCTCTCGTTCCGTCTCGCGGAGCGGGCGAAGAAGGCGAACCGGGAGGTGTGCCGGTTCGAAGTCCATTCCGACGGCCACCGGTTGCAGCAGCACCAGTCCGAAGTCCAGGCCCTGGCTTCGGACTTCGTCATGGGCTCGCTGTTCGGACACGCGTACGCGCGCCCCCTGGAGGACGCGCTGGCGGCCCCGCCGCCCCTGGGTCTTCGCATGCCGCTCGCCGCGGGGTTCGGGGATTCGTTACGGCACTGA
- a CDS encoding LysR family transcriptional regulator produces the protein MVHERSSERRLSQSSYVGDIGSAAAAAPAGLTPESWSALLSPRLAYFAGVARTEHVTRAAQEMQVPQSTLSRALVRLEQDLGVDLFARHGRTVSLTPAGRTFLASVERALGEVERAAESVRADADPASGKVAFGFLHTMGSETVPGLIRAFRADHPRVRFSLVQNYGEAMIERLRAGELDLCLTSPVPDAPDLVARRLDEQRLRLVVPDDHRLAGRKRVRLAEAADEAFVTLEPGYGLRRITDDLCQEAGFKPRIAFEGEEAETLRGLVAAGLGAALLPPPAVPRPGVVELTVTGQRAVREIGVAWLDGHPDTPPVAAFKKFLLGRRGRLLPE, from the coding sequence ATGGTGCATGAGCGCAGTTCAGAGCGGCGTCTGTCGCAGAGCAGTTACGTAGGAGACATCGGGTCGGCCGCCGCGGCGGCGCCCGCCGGGCTCACCCCGGAGTCGTGGTCCGCGCTGCTCTCGCCGCGGCTCGCGTACTTCGCGGGGGTGGCGCGGACGGAGCACGTGACGCGGGCCGCGCAGGAGATGCAGGTGCCGCAGTCGACGCTGTCCCGCGCGCTGGTACGCCTCGAACAGGACCTGGGGGTCGACCTGTTCGCGCGGCATGGCCGGACGGTGTCCCTGACCCCGGCGGGCCGCACGTTCCTCGCCTCCGTGGAACGTGCGCTCGGCGAGGTGGAGCGGGCCGCCGAATCCGTACGGGCGGACGCGGACCCGGCGTCGGGCAAGGTGGCCTTCGGGTTCCTCCACACCATGGGCTCGGAGACCGTGCCCGGCCTGATCCGCGCCTTCCGCGCGGACCATCCGAGGGTCCGCTTCAGCCTCGTACAGAACTACGGGGAGGCGATGATCGAGCGGCTCCGGGCGGGGGAGCTGGACCTGTGCCTCACCTCGCCCGTGCCGGATGCCCCCGACCTCGTGGCCCGGCGCCTCGACGAGCAGCGGCTGCGTCTCGTGGTGCCCGACGACCACCGGCTCGCGGGGCGCAAGCGGGTCCGCCTCGCGGAGGCGGCGGACGAGGCCTTCGTGACCCTCGAACCGGGGTACGGCCTGCGGCGCATCACGGACGACCTCTGCCAGGAGGCGGGCTTCAAGCCGCGGATCGCGTTCGAGGGGGAGGAGGCGGAGACGCTGCGGGGGCTGGTCGCGGCGGGCCTCGGGGCCGCCCTCCTGCCGCCACCGGCCGTCCCCCGCCCGGGAGTCGTCGAACTGACGGTGACGGGCCAGCGGGCGGTCCGCGAGATCGGTGTGGCCTGGCTGGACGGCCATCCGGACACCCCGCCGGTGGCGGCGTTCAAGAAGTTCCTGCTGGGGAGGAGGGGGCGGCTGCTGCCGGAGTAG
- a CDS encoding MFS transporter has translation MPPASSGASATHAAALTPSSPLIDPAEPADPADTRLTPGGPGYRRMSFALFLAGVATFALLYSTQALLPLVSADFGVSASSASWTVSAATGALALFVLPLSALSERFGRRTLMTASLTVAVTVGLLVPFAPSIGVLIALRAVQGAALAGLPASAMAFLAEEVRPKALVAAIGMFVAGNSIGGMSGRIITGWVAQAWGWRAAVGVVGVVAVLCALAFRALLPAPRHFTAGSLNPKALGRTIRSHLSNPLLCRLYAIGALFMTVFGAVYTVIGYRLTEAPFSLPQGIIGSIFLVYLVGTVSSAAAGKLVARLGRRGALYLAVSTTAGGLLFSLSDSLLMVLLGLVLITAGFFAGHAVASSSVSRTATAGRAQASALYQSAYYLGSSAGGTLGAVAFHAGGWAGTVGLGLLAVSGVVSLTVWGSHAARVQERRGLVAAH, from the coding sequence ATGCCTCCTGCCAGTAGCGGGGCGTCCGCCACCCACGCGGCCGCCCTCACCCCGTCGTCCCCTCTCATTGATCCCGCTGAACCCGCCGATCCCGCCGACACCCGCCTGACTCCCGGTGGGCCCGGCTATCGCCGGATGAGCTTCGCCCTCTTCCTCGCGGGTGTCGCCACGTTCGCCCTCCTCTACTCGACGCAGGCGCTGCTCCCCCTGGTATCCGCCGACTTCGGCGTGAGCGCGAGCTCGGCGAGCTGGACGGTGTCGGCCGCAACCGGCGCGCTGGCCCTCTTCGTCCTGCCGCTGAGCGCGCTCAGCGAACGGTTCGGGCGACGGACGCTGATGACGGCCTCGCTGACCGTGGCCGTGACCGTGGGGCTGCTCGTTCCCTTCGCGCCCTCCATCGGCGTCCTCATCGCGCTGCGCGCCGTGCAGGGCGCGGCGCTCGCCGGTCTCCCGGCGTCCGCGATGGCCTTCCTCGCCGAGGAGGTGCGGCCCAAGGCGCTGGTCGCCGCGATCGGCATGTTCGTGGCGGGAAATTCGATCGGCGGCATGAGCGGGCGCATCATCACCGGCTGGGTCGCGCAGGCATGGGGCTGGCGCGCGGCCGTGGGCGTGGTGGGTGTCGTGGCCGTCCTGTGCGCCCTCGCCTTCCGCGCGCTGCTCCCCGCGCCGCGCCACTTCACGGCCGGGTCGCTCAACCCCAAGGCCCTGGGCCGGACGATCCGTTCACACCTCTCCAACCCGCTGCTGTGCCGCCTGTACGCGATCGGCGCGCTGTTCATGACCGTGTTCGGCGCGGTCTACACGGTGATCGGCTACCGCCTCACCGAGGCGCCGTTCTCGCTCCCGCAGGGCATCATCGGCTCGATCTTCCTGGTCTACCTCGTCGGTACGGTCTCGTCGGCCGCCGCGGGGAAGCTGGTCGCGCGGCTCGGCCGGCGCGGGGCGCTGTACCTGGCGGTGAGCACGACGGCCGGCGGGCTGCTGTTCTCCCTGTCCGACTCGCTGCTCATGGTGCTGCTCGGGCTCGTCCTGATCACCGCGGGCTTCTTCGCCGGCCACGCGGTGGCCTCCTCATCCGTGAGCCGTACGGCCACCGCGGGGCGGGCGCAGGCTTCGGCGCTCTACCAGTCCGCGTACTACCTGGGATCCAGCGCGGGCGGCACGCTCGGTGCGGTCGCCTTCCACGCGGGGGGCTGGGCCGGGACGGTGGGCCTGGGGCTGCTCGCGGTGTCCGGCGTCGTCTCCCTCACCGTCTGGGGGTCGCACGCGGCTCGCGTCCAGGAGCGGCGGGGGCTCGTGGCCGCGCACTGA
- a CDS encoding sigma-70 family RNA polymerase sigma factor, with amino-acid sequence MTDIAGTTSELDVTLEKHRVELTGYCYRMLGSAFEAEDAVQDTMVRAWRSYEKFEGRSSLRSWLYRIATNVCLDMLNAGNRRARPMDLTAAAPLAQAALTPRPDNVWLEPMPDARVLPSPSDPAEAAVAKESVRLAFVAALQQLPPKQRAVLILREVLAWKASEAAELLDTSVASVNSALQRARATLAEGPADDTATSDPLDEEQQKLLERYVAAFEGYDMAALTALLHEDAIMTMPPFDLWLRGTDDITGFMSTIGASCANSRLMPVDVNGTPGFAHYKPDPEKGGFTPWAVQVIEISEGRIAGFHCFLDTPRWFPLFGLPLHLDLNGEPDEVQ; translated from the coding sequence ATGACTGACATCGCAGGGACGACGTCGGAACTGGACGTCACGCTGGAGAAGCACCGGGTCGAGCTGACCGGGTACTGCTATCGCATGCTGGGCTCGGCCTTCGAGGCCGAGGACGCGGTGCAGGACACGATGGTCCGCGCCTGGCGGAGCTACGAGAAGTTCGAGGGCCGCTCCAGTCTGAGGTCGTGGCTGTACCGCATCGCGACGAACGTCTGTCTGGACATGCTGAACGCGGGCAACCGCCGGGCCCGTCCCATGGACCTGACCGCGGCGGCGCCGCTGGCCCAGGCCGCGCTCACCCCGCGCCCCGACAACGTGTGGCTGGAGCCGATGCCGGACGCACGCGTGCTGCCCTCCCCCAGCGACCCCGCCGAGGCCGCCGTCGCGAAGGAGTCGGTGCGGCTCGCGTTCGTCGCCGCCCTGCAGCAACTGCCGCCCAAGCAGCGGGCGGTGCTGATCCTGCGCGAGGTCCTCGCGTGGAAGGCCAGCGAGGCGGCCGAGCTCCTCGACACCTCGGTGGCCTCCGTCAACAGCGCGTTGCAGCGGGCGCGGGCGACGCTCGCCGAGGGTCCGGCCGACGACACCGCCACGTCCGACCCGCTCGACGAGGAGCAGCAGAAGCTCCTCGAGCGGTACGTGGCGGCGTTCGAGGGCTATGACATGGCGGCGCTCACCGCCCTGCTGCACGAGGACGCCATCATGACGATGCCCCCGTTCGACCTGTGGCTGCGGGGCACGGACGACATCACCGGCTTCATGTCGACCATCGGCGCGTCCTGCGCCAACAGCCGTCTCATGCCGGTCGACGTCAACGGCACGCCGGGCTTCGCCCACTACAAGCCCGACCCGGAGAAGGGTGGGTTCACGCCGTGGGCGGTTCAGGTCATCGAGATCTCAGAGGGGCGGATCGCGGGCTTCCACTGCTTCCTGGACACGCCCCGGTGGTTCCCGCTGTTCGGTCTGCCGCTGCATCTCGACCTCAATGGGGAGCCCGACGAGGTCCAGTAG
- a CDS encoding STAS domain-containing protein → MASNTGRAGYIQPGRCLSACPAFEDAPMSSGPPPSPPNMDADQNPALTLTGTLDREATHRLCEEARTLLQATGAEEVLVCDVAGVGPPVLAAIDALARLQLTARRAGGRIRLRNPAPPLRELLDLVGLPIEVEMQRQTEQREPPGRVQEAVEARDPPL, encoded by the coding sequence ATGGCCTCGAACACCGGCCGGGCTGGATATATCCAGCCCGGCCGGTGTCTTTCAGCCTGTCCGGCGTTTGAGGACGCACCGATGAGTTCCGGCCCTCCGCCCAGTCCCCCCAACATGGATGCAGACCAGAACCCCGCCCTCACCCTCACCGGCACCCTCGACCGAGAAGCAACGCACCGCCTCTGCGAGGAGGCCAGAACCCTGCTGCAAGCGACCGGCGCGGAAGAAGTCCTGGTCTGCGACGTCGCGGGCGTGGGCCCGCCCGTCCTGGCGGCGATAGACGCCCTCGCCCGACTCCAGCTCACCGCCCGCCGAGCGGGAGGCCGGATCCGCCTGCGGAACCCGGCCCCGCCCCTGCGCGAGCTACTGGACCTCGTCGGGCTCCCCATTGAGGTCGAGATGCAGCGGCAGACCGAACAGCGGGAACCACCGGGGCGTGTCCAGGAAGCAGTGGAAGCCCGCGATCCGCCCCTCTGA
- a CDS encoding thymidine phosphorylase: MDVISVIRTKRDRGELSGEQIDWVIDAYTRGVVADEQMSALAMAILLNGMNRGEIARWTAAMIASGERMDFSSLSRPTADKHSTGGVGDKITLPLAPLVAACGAAVPQLSGRGLGHTGGTLDKLESIPGWKALLSNEEMLSVLDSVGSVICAAGDGLAPADKKLYALRDVTGTVEAIPLIASSIMSKKIAEGTGSLVLDVKVGTGAFMKTLEDARELASTMVGLGTDHGVRTVALLTDMSTPLGLTAGNALEVRESVEVLAGGGPADVVDLTLALAREMLDAAGLKDVDPAKALADGSAMDVWRRMISAQGGDPDATLPVARETHVVTAPSSGVLTRLDAYDVGVAAWRLGAGRARKEDVVQAGAGVELHAKPGARVTAGQPLMTLHTDTPERFEYALQAVEGSFDIAPEGTGFSATPIVLDRIA; this comes from the coding sequence ATGGACGTCATCTCCGTGATTCGTACGAAGCGGGACCGCGGCGAGCTGAGCGGCGAGCAGATCGACTGGGTCATCGACGCCTATACGCGCGGCGTGGTCGCCGACGAACAGATGTCCGCCCTCGCCATGGCGATCCTGCTGAACGGCATGAACCGCGGCGAGATCGCCCGCTGGACCGCCGCGATGATCGCGAGCGGCGAGCGCATGGACTTCTCCTCCCTGTCCCGTCCCACGGCCGACAAGCACTCCACGGGCGGTGTCGGCGACAAGATCACGCTGCCGCTCGCCCCGCTGGTCGCCGCGTGCGGCGCTGCGGTGCCGCAGCTCTCGGGCCGGGGCCTCGGCCACACCGGCGGCACCCTGGACAAGCTGGAGTCGATCCCGGGCTGGAAGGCCCTCCTCTCGAACGAGGAGATGCTCTCGGTCCTGGACTCCGTCGGCTCGGTCATCTGCGCCGCGGGCGACGGCCTGGCCCCCGCGGACAAGAAGCTGTACGCCCTTCGCGACGTGACGGGCACGGTGGAGGCCATCCCCCTGATCGCCTCCTCGATCATGTCGAAGAAGATCGCCGAGGGTACGGGCTCGCTGGTCCTGGACGTGAAGGTCGGCACCGGCGCCTTCATGAAGACCCTGGAGGACGCCCGCGAGCTGGCCTCCACGATGGTCGGCCTGGGCACGGACCACGGCGTACGCACGGTGGCCCTGCTCACGGACATGTCCACGCCGCTCGGCCTGACGGCGGGCAACGCGCTCGAGGTCCGCGAGTCGGTCGAGGTCCTCGCGGGCGGCGGCCCGGCGGACGTGGTCGACCTGACCCTCGCCCTGGCGCGCGAAATGCTGGACGCTGCGGGCCTCAAGGACGTCGACCCGGCGAAGGCGCTGGCCGACGGTTCGGCGATGGATGTCTGGCGCCGGATGATCTCCGCGCAGGGCGGCGACCCGGACGCGACGCTGCCGGTGGCCCGCGAGACGCACGTCGTGACGGCACCGTCGTCCGGCGTCCTGACCCGCCTCGACGCGTACGACGTCGGCGTCGCCGCCTGGCGCCTGGGCGCGGGCCGTGCCCGCAAGGAGGACGTGGTGCAGGCGGGCGCGGGCGTGGAGCTCCACGCGAAGCCGGGCGCTCGGGTCACCGCGGGCCAGCCGCTCATGACCCTGCACACGGACACCCCGGAGCGCTTCGAGTACGCCCTGCAGGCAGTGGAGGGCTCCTTCGACATCGCCCCCGAGGGCACGGGCTTCTCGGCCACGCCGATCGTCCTGGACCGCATCGCGTAG
- a CDS encoding cytidine deaminase, which yields MTDTDWDALRDAAREAMSRAYAPYSGFPVGAAALVDDGRTVSGCNVENASYGLGLCAECGLVSQLQLTGGGRLTHFTCVDAKGEILMPCGRCRQLLYEFGGATLLLETAAGIRTLGEMLPDPFGPEHLN from the coding sequence GTGACGGATACCGACTGGGACGCGCTGCGGGATGCTGCGCGCGAGGCCATGTCCCGTGCGTACGCGCCCTACTCAGGCTTCCCGGTCGGTGCCGCGGCCCTTGTGGACGACGGCCGCACGGTCTCCGGCTGCAACGTCGAGAACGCCTCGTACGGCCTCGGCCTGTGCGCCGAGTGCGGCCTCGTCTCGCAGCTCCAGCTCACCGGGGGCGGCCGTCTGACGCACTTCACCTGCGTCGACGCCAAGGGCGAGATCCTGATGCCGTGCGGCCGCTGCCGCCAGCTGCTCTACGAGTTCGGCGGCGCGACGCTCCTCCTGGAGACGGCCGCGGGCATCCGGACCCTGGGGGAGATGCTGCCGGACCCGTTCGGGCCGGAGCACCTCAACTGA
- a CDS encoding ABC transporter permease, giving the protein MSSATVAKPPAKQPAPGRRRISLPVLLLIIAGVLALTSVVRLITGADGITSTGQMSTALRLAVPIGLAGLGGLWAERAGVVNIGLEGMLILGTWFGAFAGYQWGPWVGILFGILGGALGGLLHAIVTVTFNVNHIVSGVALNILALGATRYLSTFAFEGKEGGTSKQSPPVDSLGSFSVPGLSDWLQDLNEKHWFLVSDLAGLLGGLFTDLSPLTVIAVAMVPLSWWVLWRTSFGLRLRSCGENPVAAESLGVNVYKYKYLAVIISGGLAGLGGAFLSLVASNIYLEGQTGGRGYIGLAAMIFGNWMPGGLALGAGLFGYTDSLKLRGGGTNVHALLLLLAILLVIGAAYLVWRKRYVPAAITAAVSALMFAWYGLTDEVPNQVVTATPYVVTLLVLSLSAQRLRMPKADGQPYRKGRT; this is encoded by the coding sequence ATGAGCTCGGCAACCGTAGCCAAGCCCCCGGCCAAGCAGCCCGCGCCGGGCCGCCGCCGCATCTCGCTCCCCGTCCTCCTGCTGATCATCGCGGGCGTCCTCGCCCTGACGTCCGTGGTCCGGCTGATCACCGGCGCGGACGGCATCACCTCCACCGGGCAGATGTCCACCGCGCTGCGGCTCGCCGTGCCGATCGGCCTCGCGGGCCTCGGCGGCCTGTGGGCCGAGCGCGCGGGCGTGGTCAACATCGGCCTTGAGGGCATGCTCATCCTCGGCACCTGGTTCGGCGCGTTCGCCGGTTACCAGTGGGGCCCGTGGGTCGGCATCCTCTTCGGCATACTCGGCGGCGCGCTCGGCGGTCTGCTGCACGCGATCGTCACGGTCACCTTCAACGTCAACCACATCGTCTCCGGTGTGGCCCTCAACATCCTCGCCCTGGGCGCCACCCGCTACCTCTCCACCTTCGCCTTCGAGGGCAAGGAGGGCGGCACGTCCAAGCAGTCGCCGCCGGTGGACTCGCTGGGCAGCTTCTCCGTGCCGGGTCTCTCCGACTGGCTGCAGGACCTCAACGAGAAGCACTGGTTCCTCGTCTCGGACCTCGCGGGCCTGCTCGGCGGCCTGTTCACGGACCTCTCGCCGCTCACCGTCATCGCCGTCGCGATGGTGCCGCTGAGCTGGTGGGTCCTGTGGCGCACGTCGTTCGGTCTGCGGCTGCGCTCCTGCGGCGAGAACCCGGTCGCCGCCGAGTCCCTCGGCGTGAACGTCTACAAGTACAAGTACCTCGCGGTGATCATCTCCGGTGGTCTGGCGGGCCTGGGCGGCGCGTTCCTCTCCCTGGTCGCCTCCAACATCTACCTGGAGGGCCAGACCGGCGGGCGCGGCTACATCGGCCTCGCCGCCATGATCTTCGGCAACTGGATGCCCGGCGGACTCGCGCTCGGTGCCGGACTGTTCGGTTACACCGACAGCCTGAAGCTCCGGGGCGGCGGCACGAACGTGCACGCACTGCTCCTGCTGCTCGCGATCCTGCTGGTCATCGGCGCGGCCTACCTCGTATGGCGCAAGCGTTACGTGCCCGCGGCGATCACCGCGGCCGTCTCGGCGCTGATGTTCGCGTGGTACGGCTTGACCGACGAGGTGCCCAACCAGGTCGTCACCGCGACGCCGTACGTCGTCACGCTGCTCGTGCTCTCGCTCTCCGCCCAGCGCCTTCGGATGCCGAAGGCGGACGGCCAGCCCTACCGAAAGGGACGAACGTGA
- a CDS encoding ABC transporter permease: MKKFDKERVLLAVAGPVIALIAAVALTSVVLIASGKNPFEPYSLMFEQATFSDIQVLIINQAGMYYLAALAVAVGFRMNLFNIGVDGQYRLAAMATAVVGAHVALPAPLQIPLLILVAMLTGAFWAGIAGILKTTRGVSEVVATIMLNAIATSVIGYMTLTENFGVPVGNNQTTGEMSKSGWFPGISMGESGEIYGFVIIAALAGVLYWLILNRTRFGFDLRATGASESAAAASGVNAKRMVLSAMLISGAVAGLAGMPILLGDVHTYSLSFPTGLGFTGITIALLGRNNPVGIAFAALLIAFLDKASPALDYATPVAYDKEIAVIMQGLIVIAVVVSYEAVRRWGLRRQQQRVGEELAAAARANGNGNNDTVKEVAAR; encoded by the coding sequence ATGAAGAAGTTCGACAAGGAGCGCGTGCTCCTCGCGGTGGCCGGACCGGTCATCGCACTCATCGCGGCCGTGGCACTGACCTCGGTCGTCCTGATCGCATCGGGCAAGAACCCGTTCGAGCCGTACAGCCTGATGTTCGAGCAGGCCACCTTCTCCGACATCCAGGTCCTGATCATCAACCAGGCCGGCATGTACTACCTGGCCGCGCTCGCGGTCGCCGTCGGCTTCCGGATGAACCTCTTCAACATCGGGGTGGACGGGCAGTACCGCCTCGCCGCGATGGCCACCGCCGTCGTCGGCGCGCACGTGGCGCTCCCGGCCCCCCTCCAGATCCCGCTCCTGATCCTGGTCGCCATGCTCACCGGCGCCTTCTGGGCCGGCATCGCGGGCATCCTCAAGACCACCCGCGGGGTCAGCGAGGTCGTCGCGACGATCATGCTCAACGCCATCGCGACGAGCGTCATCGGCTACATGACCCTCACCGAGAACTTCGGTGTCCCGGTCGGCAACAACCAGACCACCGGCGAGATGTCCAAGTCCGGCTGGTTCCCCGGCATCAGCATGGGCGAGTCCGGCGAGATCTACGGCTTCGTGATCATCGCCGCGCTCGCGGGCGTCCTGTACTGGCTGATCCTCAACCGCACCCGCTTCGGCTTCGACCTGCGCGCCACCGGTGCCTCCGAGTCGGCCGCCGCGGCCTCCGGCGTCAACGCCAAGCGCATGGTGCTCAGCGCGATGCTGATCTCCGGCGCTGTCGCGGGCCTCGCGGGCATGCCGATCCTGCTCGGCGACGTCCACACCTACAGCCTCAGCTTCCCCACCGGCCTCGGCTTCACCGGCATCACCATCGCCCTGCTCGGCCGCAACAACCCGGTCGGCATCGCCTTCGCCGCGCTGCTCATCGCCTTCCTCGACAAGGCGTCACCTGCCCTCGACTACGCGACCCCGGTCGCGTACGACAAGGAGATCGCGGTGATCATGCAGGGCCTCATCGTGATCGCGGTCGTCGTCTCCTACGAGGCCGTACGCCGCTGGGGGCTCCGCCGCCAGCAGCAGCGCGTCGGCGAGGAACTGGCCGCCGCGGCCCGTGCCAACGGCAACGGCAACAACGACACCGTGAAGGAGGTGGCTGCCCGATGA
- a CDS encoding ABC transporter ATP-binding protein has translation MDASTSPDRGKTTAQAVAVELDGITKRFPGVVANHDIRLTVRKGTVHALVGENGAGKSTLMKILYGMQKPDEGTITVDGEQVSFSSPADAIVRGIGMVHQHFMLADQLTVLENIVLGSEKLHGIGAAARRQIAEISERYGLGVRPDAMVEDLGVADRQRVEILKVLYRGATTLILDEPTAVLVPQEVDALFDNLRELKSEGLSVIFISHKLGEVLSVADDITVIRRGTTVGTAVPSETTPRQLAELMVGSELPTPETAESTVTDRPMIEVEALKLLADGESGRALLDDISFTIHEGEVLGLAGVEGNGQTELIDALIGLKHADSGVIRMAGQDITAMATRHRREQGVGYIPEDRHRHGLLLESPLWENRILGHVTEKPNSRGKGGFWLDPKGAQADTRRIVEQYDVRTPGIDVTAASLSGGNQQKLIVGREMSHKPRFLIAAHPTRGVDVGAQAQIWDQIREARREGLAVLLISADLDELIGLSDTLRVIYRGRLVADADPATITPEELGSAMTGAASGHLEHVESGDGSEEDETR, from the coding sequence ATCGACGCGTCCACCAGCCCAGACAGGGGCAAGACCACGGCCCAGGCCGTTGCCGTCGAACTCGACGGCATCACCAAGCGCTTCCCGGGCGTCGTGGCCAACCACGACATCCGCCTGACCGTCCGCAAGGGCACCGTGCACGCCCTCGTCGGTGAGAACGGCGCGGGCAAGTCGACCCTGATGAAGATCCTCTACGGCATGCAGAAGCCGGACGAGGGCACCATCACGGTCGACGGCGAGCAGGTCAGCTTCTCCAGCCCCGCCGACGCCATCGTGCGCGGCATCGGCATGGTGCACCAGCACTTCATGCTCGCCGACCAGCTCACGGTCCTGGAGAACATCGTTCTCGGCAGCGAGAAGCTGCACGGCATCGGCGCCGCGGCCCGCCGCCAGATCGCGGAGATATCCGAGCGCTACGGCCTCGGGGTGCGCCCCGACGCGATGGTCGAGGACCTCGGCGTCGCCGACCGGCAGCGCGTGGAGATCCTCAAGGTCCTCTACCGCGGCGCCACCACGCTGATCCTGGACGAGCCGACCGCGGTCCTCGTGCCGCAGGAGGTCGACGCGCTCTTCGACAACCTGCGCGAGCTGAAGTCCGAGGGCCTGTCCGTCATCTTCATCTCCCACAAGCTGGGCGAAGTCCTCTCCGTGGCCGACGACATCACCGTCATCCGGCGCGGCACGACGGTCGGCACGGCCGTCCCGTCCGAGACGACCCCGCGCCAGCTCGCCGAGCTGATGGTCGGCAGCGAGCTGCCGACGCCGGAGACCGCCGAGTCGACGGTCACCGACCGGCCGATGATCGAGGTCGAGGCGCTCAAGCTGCTCGCCGACGGCGAGTCGGGCCGCGCCCTCCTCGACGACATCTCCTTCACCATCCACGAGGGCGAAGTGCTCGGCCTCGCGGGCGTCGAGGGCAACGGCCAGACCGAGCTGATCGACGCACTGATCGGCCTCAAGCACGCCGACTCCGGCGTCATCCGTATGGCGGGCCAGGACATCACCGCCATGGCCACGCGCCACCGCCGCGAGCAGGGCGTCGGCTACATCCCCGAGGACCGCCACCGCCACGGCCTCCTCCTGGAGTCGCCGCTCTGGGAGAACCGCATCCTCGGGCACGTCACCGAGAAGCCCAACTCCCGCGGCAAGGGCGGCTTCTGGCTCGACCCCAAGGGCGCGCAGGCCGACACCCGGCGCATCGTCGAGCAGTACGACGTGCGCACCCCGGGCATCGACGTGACGGCCGCGTCCCTCTCCGGCGGCAACCAGCAGAAGCTGATCGTCGGCCGCGAGATGAGCCACAAGCCGCGCTTCCTGATCGCCGCCCACCCCACCCGCGGTGTGGACGTCGGCGCGCAGGCCCAGATCTGGGACCAGATCCGCGAGGCCCGCCGCGAGGGACTCGCCGTACTGCTGATCTCCGCCGACCTGGACGAGCTGATCGGCCTCTCCGACACCCTCCGCGTGATCTACCGCGGACGGCTCGTGGCGGACGCCGACCCGGCCACCATCACGCCGGAGGAGCTGGGTTCGGCGATGACCGGTGCCGCGTCCGGACACCTGGAACACGTCGAGTCCGGTGACGGCTCCGAGGAGGACGAGACCCGATGA